Part of the Aquimarina sp. MAR_2010_214 genome is shown below.
TAAATAAACTAGAACACTGGCTTAAAGATCAAGTCTTACAAGTACTTCCTAAAAGTGCTATTGGAAAAGCTATTGGATATACCCTAAAATTATGGGATAAGCTAAAAAGATATACAACCGATGGTCGTTATGAAATTGATAATAACCTAGTGGAAAACACTATTAGACCGTTAGCATTAGGTAGAAAGAATTACTTGTTTTCCGGTTCTCATAAAGCGGCACAGAAAGCAGCTATCTTATATTCTTTCTTTGCGAGTTGCAAAATCAATAATATTGATCCTTACAGGTGGCTTAAAGATGTATTGGAGAAAATACAAGAACATAAAGCGAATCGGTTGAGTGAGCTATTACCTAATTATTGGGTGGCGCCATAAAATTAAATAGTTAACGATCCATATAGTCTTGCCAGGTTACTAAGAGATACTTTTCTTTCTGGTTTTCTTTTAAATCCAGAAAACCATACTCATAGCAGAAAAGATATACCTGTCCTTTTTTGTTTTTCCAGTAATGCGTAAAATAAGTAGGATCAAAACCTTCTGATAATAGTTTTTCTTTGCGTACAGTTGACATCCCAGATTTATTATACGCTTTTAAGAGTTTTCTGTTCGTTTTAAGTTTCTTATCAATTGTGTAATATAGAGCTTCTTCTGATTTGCGGTTTTGATATTGATGAGCAGATTTGCAATGTATAGAACAATATTTCTTATCGGATCTACCGATAATTTTAGAATTGCAGTGTGGACATATATTCATAATCTCAAATTAATTAAATAGTATACGAATCCTATTCGAATGTTATTCGACTAAAATACTACTATGATTTTTAAATACTGCATTTTTGTATCATGAACCTCACCAAACATATCACCTTAAAGCATTTGCTGATTGGTAACCAAAAGATGATTGGGCTACAGTTTCATCCTGATAAGGTGATCCAGGCATTGATAAAAGAACTCCCCAATCCTAAGTGGAGCAGAGAATTTGCGATGGTGTATATAATTCATACCAAAGAAAACTTGAATCATGTTTTTGAGAAATTTAGAGGTGTCGCTTGGATTAACGGAAATTCTTTTTTTAAAGAGAAAGTTATACGAGATAATGAGCCTGTCGACGTTAACTGGTATCGTAATAGAGCTAAAGCAGCTTCATATAGATATGTACCAGAAGCATATCTTCTGAAACTAGAACTCAAAAGATATGCCCTAAACACCTGTAAAATATACATCTCGTTATTTGAGAAGTTCATAAATCAGTATCCCGATAAGGATATTGTGGAATTATCAGAGCAGGAGATAAGAGCATATTTGCAATTACTTATTCGTCAAAAAAAATCTAATAGTTATATTAATCAAACGATCAATAGCATTAAGTTTTATTACGAAGTAGTGATGGGAATGCCCAATCGATTTTATAGTATTGAAAGACCGAGAAAAGAACAAAAGCTTCCACAAGTAGTATCAAAAGAAGAAATTCTCGCTATGATTGCCAATACCAATAATATAAAACATCGTTGTATTATAAGCCTGTTATATTCTGCTGGATTACGAAGAAGTGAACTATTAGAATTAAAAATTCAAGATATAGATAGTAAGCGGATGCTAATTCATATTAAAAACGCAAAAAATAATAAAGACCGATATTCATTGTTATCAGAAACTGTGTTAAAAGAATTAAGAGTATATTATAAAGAGTGGAAACCACAAGAATACCTGTTTGAAG
Proteins encoded:
- a CDS encoding tyrosine-type recombinase/integrase, which encodes MNLTKHITLKHLLIGNQKMIGLQFHPDKVIQALIKELPNPKWSREFAMVYIIHTKENLNHVFEKFRGVAWINGNSFFKEKVIRDNEPVDVNWYRNRAKAASYRYVPEAYLLKLELKRYALNTCKIYISLFEKFINQYPDKDIVELSEQEIRAYLQLLIRQKKSNSYINQTINSIKFYYEVVMGMPNRFYSIERPRKEQKLPQVVSKEEILAMIANTNNIKHRCIISLLYSAGLRRSELLELKIQDIDSKRMLIHIKNAKNNKDRYSLLSETVLKELRVYYKEWKPQEYLFEGLKGTKYSGSSVKEIVVKAAEKSKINRRVTPHMLRHSFATHLLENGTDLRYIQTLLGHGSTKTTEIYTQVAINNFKSIKNPLDL